In Salisediminibacterium beveridgei, one DNA window encodes the following:
- a CDS encoding flavin monoamine oxidase family protein — translation MNDPIMIVGAGLSGLHAASLLTSRGIPCQVLESRDRLGGRILSETVKGRADLGTFDLGPTWFWPQHEPLISRLVRELGLGTFDQHAQGAVLLERGQHQPAERHSLPKESMQQSVRLAGGVAPLIEAVAATLPPGTVELSTTVKEIVKNEDGTLLLKTERADGKVKHRQGKAVILALPPRMIVSAITFRPDLPEKVIKSLQDKPTWMAGQAKALAIYETPFWREQGLSGQVMSWAGPLQEIHDASPDTGGAALFGFFGRSAAERQELGPTRLRQEVVAQLNRLFGPGAKEPIAFLYKDWSRDSHTAVDADAVPLTAFPIYGPPTLPDVWNKKIAFAGTETSVQHGGHLEGALHAAVRAVSEVTAS, via the coding sequence ATGAACGATCCGATAATGATTGTGGGTGCCGGATTAAGTGGTTTACATGCGGCATCCCTTTTGACTTCAAGGGGCATTCCGTGTCAGGTCCTTGAATCACGGGACCGGCTGGGAGGAAGGATTTTAAGTGAAACGGTGAAAGGCAGAGCGGATCTCGGCACGTTTGATCTTGGTCCAACATGGTTCTGGCCGCAACATGAGCCTCTTATCTCCCGCCTTGTCCGAGAACTGGGGCTTGGGACATTTGATCAGCATGCACAAGGTGCGGTTTTATTGGAGCGCGGGCAACATCAGCCGGCAGAGAGGCATTCACTGCCGAAAGAATCGATGCAGCAGTCGGTACGGCTCGCTGGTGGCGTGGCCCCGCTTATTGAGGCCGTCGCAGCAACTCTTCCCCCAGGGACAGTTGAATTAAGTACAACGGTAAAAGAAATCGTGAAGAACGAGGATGGCACGCTGTTGTTGAAGACGGAACGTGCAGATGGAAAAGTGAAACATCGGCAGGGAAAAGCAGTTATTTTAGCCCTTCCGCCTCGCATGATCGTAAGCGCCATCACATTCAGACCTGATCTTCCGGAGAAGGTCATCAAGAGCCTGCAGGATAAGCCGACCTGGATGGCCGGACAGGCCAAAGCCTTAGCCATCTATGAGACGCCTTTCTGGCGGGAGCAGGGACTGTCCGGTCAGGTAATGAGCTGGGCAGGACCGCTGCAGGAGATTCATGATGCATCGCCTGATACAGGCGGAGCTGCACTGTTCGGTTTTTTCGGTCGATCTGCAGCAGAACGTCAGGAACTTGGGCCGACAAGACTTCGTCAAGAGGTTGTGGCTCAGCTGAACAGGTTATTTGGGCCCGGTGCCAAAGAGCCGATCGCCTTCCTCTATAAAGATTGGTCGCGGGATTCACATACGGCGGTCGATGCGGATGCCGTTCCCCTCACTGCCTTTCCAATCTACGGACCGCCAACACTCCCTGATGTGTGGAACAAAAAGATTGCATTCGCCGGGACCGAAACATCGGTTCAACATGGCGGTCATCTGGAAGGAGCACTCCATGCTGCAGTGCGTGCAGTGTCGGAAGTGACAGCGTCCTGA
- a CDS encoding Dabb family protein, producing MREQAGMEEIIMDQGRIRHMAVFTLKSPQDSAETKQFLADGKQILSSIPVVQHFEVLTQVSSKCEFDFGFSMEFENQEAYDTYNAHPDHQAFVEKRWKKEVERFQEIDFKAY from the coding sequence ATGAGAGAACAAGCAGGAATGGAGGAGATTATTATGGATCAAGGCAGGATCAGACATATGGCGGTGTTTACACTGAAAAGTCCGCAGGATTCCGCTGAAACGAAGCAGTTCCTTGCGGATGGCAAACAGATTTTGAGCTCAATCCCCGTGGTTCAGCATTTTGAAGTCCTGACTCAGGTCAGCAGCAAATGCGAATTCGATTTTGGGTTTTCCATGGAGTTTGAGAATCAGGAAGCATATGATACCTACAATGCGCATCCCGATCATCAGGCCTTCGTTGAGAAACGCTGGAAGAAAGAAGTTGAGCGGTTCCAGGAAATTGATTTTAAAGCGTATTGA
- a CDS encoding RNA polymerase sigma factor, whose amino-acid sequence MGKHDDLTLYQRVQEKDKHALEALYDKYERLLYSFSYKMVSDPQAAEEIVQEVMIKLWKGKGVYSPEQGKFSSWLLTMTRNTAIDYLRKQQKVNNEEVHTEVELQDKQPGLEQMVEWKEQRERIRGAMNTLKEDQQKIIDLFYFKGYSQTKIAEIVDIPLGTVKGRIRLALKHLKAELYEERGDLQ is encoded by the coding sequence ATGGGAAAACATGATGATCTGACGCTTTATCAACGTGTGCAGGAAAAAGATAAGCACGCCTTAGAAGCGCTTTATGACAAATATGAACGTCTTCTTTATTCATTTTCCTATAAGATGGTATCAGATCCTCAAGCAGCCGAAGAGATCGTGCAAGAAGTGATGATCAAGCTGTGGAAAGGAAAAGGCGTGTATTCACCTGAACAGGGGAAGTTCTCGTCATGGTTGTTGACGATGACGAGAAATACTGCGATTGATTACCTCAGAAAGCAGCAGAAAGTCAATAACGAGGAAGTTCATACTGAAGTTGAACTTCAGGACAAACAGCCTGGACTTGAACAGATGGTTGAATGGAAAGAACAACGGGAGCGAATACGTGGAGCCATGAATACATTAAAAGAAGATCAGCAGAAAATTATCGATCTGTTTTATTTCAAAGGGTATTCTCAGACGAAAATAGCCGAAATCGTGGACATCCCGCTTGGCACGGTCAAGGGCAGGATCCGCTTGGCATTAAAGCATCTGAAGGCGGAATTATATGAAGAGAGGGGGGATTTGCAATGA